A genomic region of Mustelus asterias unplaced genomic scaffold, sMusAst1.hap1.1 HAP1_SCAFFOLD_2361, whole genome shotgun sequence contains the following coding sequences:
- the prdx5 gene encoding peroxiredoxin-5, mitochondrial, with product VGDKLPSVDVHEGDPHCVVNTADLFKGKKGVIFGLPGAFTPGCSKSHLPSYVENYEALKKKGVEIIACIAVNDAFVMAAWGKEHKADGKVRMLADPTGAFTRAIGLELDKEQLIAALGNKRCKRFVMVLDNGVVKDLKVEQDGTGLTCSLASHAMQLV from the exons GTTGGAGATAAGTTGCCCTCTGTCGATGTCCACGAGGGAGACCCTCACTGCGTCGTCAACACCGCTGACCTCTTCAAGGGCAAGAAGGGAGTGATATTTGGCCTTCCAGGTGCTTTCACTCCGGGGTGTAGCAAG tCTCATCTCCCCAGCTACGTGGAAAATTATGAGGCCCTGAAGAAGAAGGGGGTGGAAATCATCGCCTGCATCGCTGTCAATGATGCCTTCGTCATGGCCGCCTGGGGGAAGGAGCACAAAGCTGATGGaaag GTGCGAATGTTGGCGGATCCCACTGGAGCTTTCACACGC GCTATTGGTCTCGAGTTGGACAAGGAACAGTTAATCGCAGCTCTGGGGAACAAGCGCTGCAAGAG gttTGTGATGGTGCTGGATAATGGAGTTGTGAAGGATCTGAAGGTGGAACAGGATGGGACTGGCCTTACCTGCAGTCTGGCCTCCCACGCCATGCAGCTTGTCTGA